A window of the Cystobacter fuscus genome harbors these coding sequences:
- a CDS encoding M13 family metallopeptidase has protein sequence MTLQNRRIPGAARVVLTTSAAAWLAACATSAPLDKTPAQAKPTATAAAPARSPKPTYGSFGVDTAGMDTSVAPGDNFYRFVNGTWNDKVEIPADRPSYGMFTTLAEEASRRTRALLEESASANAPEGSELRKLGDLFASFMDEAAIEAKGVTPLAPELDRIAAITNRKELAAALGDTLRADVDALNTGRVTTDRLLGLWVSEDLNEPSRYAAYLLQGGLGLPDRDYYLVDNERFTDVRQKYQQHVAAMLRLAGITDPEARAKRILELERDIARVHWSQVDTRDVLKANNPWPREELARRAPGLDWDTYLGAAGLGQQREFIVWQPSALTGIAKLVGGAPLQTWKDYLTFHAIERAAPLLPKAFVEEHFAFNDRVLSGAQQLRERWKRGVDVTGEAMGEAIGKLYVEKYFPPEAKAEADKMVRNIIAAFDRRIDALAWMSPETKKRAKEKLATLQVGIGHPARWRDYSELEIVRGDAYGNTERASRFEYQRDLRKLGKPVDRSEWFMVPQLVNALNSPQQNSIIFPAAILQPPFFDAHADPAVNYGGIGSVIGHEIVHSFDDVGAQFDARGKLENWWTQEDAAKFKAAGQALVAQYSAYRPLPDVSVNGKLTLGENIADVAGLAISHDAYRLSLGGQPAPVLDGFSGEQRFFLGFGQVWRNKYREPTLRRLLLTDGHSPGEYRAATVRNQDAWYEAFDATPGQALYLAPEQRVRIW, from the coding sequence ATGACCCTCCAGAACCGACGTATCCCGGGCGCCGCACGCGTGGTGCTCACGACCAGCGCGGCCGCGTGGCTCGCCGCGTGTGCCACGTCCGCGCCGCTGGACAAGACGCCCGCGCAGGCGAAGCCCACCGCGACGGCGGCCGCCCCGGCCCGCTCGCCGAAACCCACCTACGGCAGCTTCGGCGTGGACACCGCCGGGATGGACACCTCCGTCGCGCCCGGTGACAACTTCTACCGCTTCGTCAATGGCACGTGGAACGACAAGGTCGAGATCCCCGCCGACAGGCCGAGCTACGGCATGTTCACCACGCTCGCGGAAGAGGCGAGCCGGCGCACGCGCGCGCTGCTCGAGGAGTCCGCGAGCGCCAACGCGCCCGAGGGCAGCGAGCTCCGCAAGCTGGGTGACCTGTTCGCGAGCTTCATGGACGAGGCGGCCATCGAGGCGAAGGGCGTCACCCCGCTCGCGCCCGAGCTGGACCGCATCGCCGCCATCACCAACCGGAAGGAGCTCGCCGCCGCCCTCGGCGACACCCTGCGCGCCGACGTGGATGCGCTCAACACGGGCCGCGTCACCACGGACCGGCTCCTCGGCCTCTGGGTGTCCGAGGACCTGAACGAGCCCTCGCGCTATGCCGCCTATCTGCTGCAAGGGGGCCTGGGGCTGCCGGATCGCGACTACTACCTCGTCGACAACGAGCGCTTCACGGACGTCCGTCAGAAGTACCAGCAGCACGTCGCCGCCATGTTGCGCTTGGCGGGCATCACCGACCCGGAGGCCCGGGCCAAACGCATCCTCGAGCTCGAGCGCGACATCGCGCGGGTGCATTGGAGCCAGGTGGACACGCGGGACGTGCTCAAGGCCAACAATCCCTGGCCCCGGGAGGAGCTGGCGCGGCGCGCGCCCGGCCTCGACTGGGACACCTACCTGGGCGCCGCGGGCCTCGGGCAGCAGCGCGAGTTCATCGTCTGGCAGCCGAGCGCGCTGACGGGAATCGCGAAGCTCGTCGGTGGCGCGCCCTTGCAGACCTGGAAGGACTACCTGACCTTCCACGCCATCGAGCGTGCCGCGCCCTTGCTGCCCAAGGCCTTCGTCGAGGAGCACTTCGCCTTCAACGACCGGGTGCTCTCCGGCGCGCAACAGTTGCGCGAGCGCTGGAAGCGGGGCGTCGACGTGACCGGCGAGGCGATGGGCGAGGCCATCGGCAAGCTCTACGTCGAGAAGTACTTCCCGCCGGAGGCCAAGGCGGAGGCCGACAAGATGGTGCGCAACATCATCGCGGCGTTCGATCGGCGCATCGACGCCCTGGCGTGGATGTCCCCGGAGACGAAGAAGCGCGCGAAGGAGAAGCTCGCCACCCTTCAGGTGGGCATCGGCCACCCGGCCCGGTGGCGTGACTACTCGGAGCTGGAGATCGTGCGGGGAGACGCCTACGGCAACACCGAGCGCGCGTCGCGCTTCGAGTACCAGCGCGACCTGCGCAAGCTCGGCAAGCCCGTGGACAGGTCGGAGTGGTTCATGGTTCCGCAGCTCGTGAACGCACTGAACTCCCCGCAGCAGAACTCCATCATCTTCCCCGCGGCCATCCTCCAACCGCCCTTCTTCGACGCGCACGCGGACCCGGCGGTGAACTACGGTGGCATCGGCTCCGTCATCGGGCACGAAATCGTTCACAGCTTCGACGACGTGGGCGCGCAGTTCGACGCGCGCGGCAAGCTGGAGAACTGGTGGACCCAGGAGGACGCGGCGAAGTTCAAGGCGGCGGGCCAGGCGCTCGTCGCGCAGTACAGCGCCTACCGGCCGCTGCCCGACGTCTCGGTCAACGGCAAGCTGACCCTCGGCGAGAACATCGCCGATGTCGCCGGGCTGGCGATCTCCCATGATGCCTACCGGCTGTCGCTGGGTGGGCAGCCGGCGCCGGTGCTCGATGGCTTCTCCGGCGAGCAGCGCTTCTTCCTCGGCTTCGGTCAGGTCTGGCGCAACAAGTATCGCGAGCCGACGCTCCGCCGCCTGCTGCTGACGGATGGGCACTCGCCGGGCGAGTACCGCGCCGCGACCGTGCGCAACCAGGACGCCTGGTACGAGGCCTTTGACGCCACGCCTGGACAGGCGCTCTACCTCGCCCCCGAGCAGCGCGTGCGCATCTGGTGA
- a CDS encoding glutathione S-transferase N-terminal domain-containing protein, producing MPTAFEEPARPVLIGRSSSHFTRVTRIFAAEMRIDYSFRVVRDLMSSDPEDYGGNPALRIPSLRTSRGVWFGALNVCRELWRRSSPRPRVVWPEELDEPLLANAQELVLQAMATEVSLIMAGLAGTSDSSAHHAKMRKGLVNMMSWLEENASPVLAALPPHRDLSFLEVTLFCLVTHLEFRGVLPTTSYSELNTFCQRFATRASSGETAYRFDT from the coding sequence ATGCCCACTGCGTTCGAAGAACCGGCCAGGCCAGTCCTCATCGGCCGCTCGAGCTCACACTTCACGCGCGTCACGCGGATCTTCGCCGCGGAGATGCGCATCGACTACTCCTTCCGGGTGGTGCGCGACCTCATGTCCTCCGATCCGGAGGACTACGGCGGCAACCCGGCGCTCCGCATACCGAGCTTGCGGACGTCCCGAGGCGTCTGGTTCGGCGCGCTCAATGTCTGTCGCGAGCTGTGGCGGCGGTCGAGTCCCAGACCCCGCGTGGTCTGGCCAGAAGAGCTCGACGAGCCGTTGCTCGCCAATGCGCAGGAGCTCGTGCTTCAGGCCATGGCGACGGAGGTGTCGCTGATCATGGCCGGGCTGGCCGGCACCAGCGACAGCAGTGCCCACCACGCGAAGATGCGAAAGGGGCTGGTCAACATGATGTCGTGGCTGGAGGAGAACGCGAGCCCCGTGCTCGCCGCGCTCCCGCCGCATCGGGACCTGAGCTTCCTGGAGGTCACGCTCTTCTGTCTCGTGACCCATCTGGAGTTCCGGGGCGTCTTGCCGACCACCTCCTACTCCGAGCTGAACACGTTCTGTCAGCGGTTCGCGACGCGGGCATCCAGCGGGGAGACCGCCTATCGCTTCGACACGTGA
- a CDS encoding MarR family winged helix-turn-helix transcriptional regulator, translating to MGSHTIRPTRARPASENPEEVRTSLDAIRRIVRMLRMSARASEERLGLSGARLFVLQQLAEAGACSINQLAERTFTHQSSVSVAVSGLIEAGLVSRRPSPVDGRRVEVSLTAEGQQLLRTAPPMAQARLIAGVLRLEPDQRAALARGLDALVRELGLEEQSAPLFFEDEAPTRRRQGKRRHEKT from the coding sequence ATGGGCTCCCATACAATTCGCCCCACCCGGGCCAGGCCCGCCTCGGAGAATCCAGAGGAGGTGCGCACGTCGCTGGACGCGATCCGGCGCATCGTGCGGATGCTGCGCATGTCCGCCCGGGCCTCCGAGGAGCGGCTGGGCCTGAGTGGCGCGCGGCTCTTCGTGCTCCAACAGCTCGCCGAGGCGGGCGCCTGCTCCATCAACCAGCTGGCCGAGCGGACGTTCACGCACCAGAGCTCGGTCTCGGTGGCGGTCAGCGGCCTCATCGAGGCGGGGCTGGTGTCGCGCCGGCCCTCGCCGGTGGATGGGCGGCGTGTGGAGGTGTCACTGACGGCCGAGGGCCAGCAACTGCTGCGCACCGCGCCGCCCATGGCCCAGGCACGGCTCATCGCGGGAGTGCTCCGGCTGGAGCCGGACCAGCGCGCCGCGCTCGCGCGGGGACTCGACGCGCTCGTGCGCGAGCTGGGGCTGGAGGAGCAGTCCGCACCGCTCTTCTTCGAGGACGAGGCGCCCACCAGGCGCCGCCAGGGGAAACGACGCCATGAAAAGACCTGA
- a CDS encoding chloride channel protein, which produces MKRPEILSPEEGLNGRDALPVAPSMGPTLQTEPRAPLSTGPVDGRVVWLCGLSVLLAIAAGLVARLLGALIALITQLAFFGRVSLAEVSPAEHTRGAWVLVIPVLGALVVGVMARYGSKAIRGHGIPEAMEQVLLNRSRIPPRMTFLKPLSAAVAIGTGGPFGAEGPIIATGGALGSLLGQVLRVTADERKVLLAAGAGAGMAATFGAPVSAVLLAVELLLFELKPRSLIPVALATSTATAVRMLFVGGVPAFTVPDVAAPGGGALAFYIALGALVGVASVGATRAVYAIEDAFERLPLHWMWWPALGALAVGAVGWFEPRTLGVGYTNIEAILSGRLVGTAALVFCLLKFTSWSIALGSGTSGGTLAPLFTIGGGLGSALGALAVAWVPGLGVDVRIAALVGMAAIFAGASRALLASVVFAFETTRQPLGLLPLLGGCAAAYLVSALLMRHSIMTEKLARRGARVPTEYAADVLANTLVREQGLRPVVTLRAEDTVAAVRVWLTGGAAGTRHQGFPVVDAAGRLLGVITRRELMEEAVESRLVSGLIGRPPAVVFEDSTLREAADHMVREGVGRLPVVKRDAPWTLVGILTRSDLLAAHHRRLQEAHEPERGWGAPRPSTSSS; this is translated from the coding sequence ATGAAAAGACCTGAGATTCTCTCTCCCGAGGAGGGGCTGAACGGCCGGGACGCGCTGCCGGTGGCGCCCTCGATGGGGCCCACGTTGCAGACCGAGCCACGCGCGCCCCTCAGCACGGGCCCCGTGGACGGCCGCGTGGTGTGGCTCTGTGGCCTGAGCGTCCTGCTGGCGATCGCCGCGGGGCTGGTGGCCCGGCTGCTCGGCGCGCTCATCGCGCTCATCACCCAACTGGCCTTCTTCGGCCGGGTGTCGCTGGCGGAGGTGTCGCCAGCGGAGCACACGCGCGGCGCGTGGGTGCTCGTGATTCCCGTGCTCGGGGCGCTCGTGGTGGGGGTGATGGCACGCTATGGCTCCAAGGCCATCCGCGGGCACGGCATCCCCGAGGCCATGGAGCAGGTGCTGCTCAACCGCAGCCGCATTCCTCCGCGGATGACGTTCCTCAAGCCGCTGTCGGCGGCGGTGGCCATCGGCACGGGAGGACCCTTCGGCGCCGAGGGGCCCATCATCGCCACGGGCGGCGCGCTGGGCTCGCTGCTGGGCCAGGTGCTCCGGGTGACGGCGGACGAGCGCAAGGTGCTGCTGGCGGCGGGAGCGGGAGCGGGCATGGCGGCCACCTTCGGGGCGCCGGTGTCCGCGGTGCTGCTGGCCGTGGAGCTGCTGCTGTTCGAGCTCAAGCCGCGCTCGCTCATCCCGGTGGCGCTGGCCACCAGCACGGCCACGGCGGTGCGGATGCTCTTCGTGGGGGGCGTGCCGGCCTTCACGGTGCCGGACGTGGCGGCCCCCGGAGGCGGAGCGCTGGCCTTCTACATCGCCCTGGGAGCACTGGTGGGCGTGGCCTCGGTGGGGGCCACCCGGGCCGTCTATGCCATCGAGGACGCCTTCGAGCGGCTGCCGCTGCACTGGATGTGGTGGCCAGCGCTCGGGGCGCTCGCGGTGGGGGCGGTGGGCTGGTTCGAGCCGCGCACGCTGGGCGTGGGCTACACCAACATCGAGGCCATCCTCTCGGGGCGGCTGGTGGGCACGGCGGCGCTCGTCTTCTGCCTGTTGAAGTTCACCTCCTGGTCCATCGCGCTGGGCAGCGGAACCTCGGGCGGGACGCTGGCCCCGCTGTTCACCATCGGGGGAGGGCTCGGCTCGGCGCTGGGAGCGCTGGCGGTGGCGTGGGTGCCCGGATTGGGGGTGGACGTGCGCATCGCGGCGCTGGTGGGCATGGCGGCCATCTTCGCCGGGGCGTCGCGCGCGCTGTTGGCCTCGGTGGTGTTCGCCTTCGAGACGACGCGCCAGCCCCTGGGTCTCTTGCCCCTGCTGGGCGGCTGCGCGGCGGCCTACCTCGTCTCGGCGCTGCTCATGCGCCACTCCATCATGACGGAGAAGCTGGCGCGGCGCGGGGCGCGAGTGCCCACGGAATACGCGGCGGACGTGCTCGCCAACACGCTGGTGCGTGAGCAGGGACTGCGGCCCGTGGTGACCTTGCGGGCGGAGGACACGGTGGCGGCGGTACGCGTCTGGCTCACGGGAGGGGCGGCGGGCACACGGCACCAGGGCTTCCCGGTGGTGGACGCGGCTGGACGGCTGCTGGGGGTCATCACCCGGCGCGAGCTGATGGAAGAGGCCGTGGAGTCCCGGCTCGTGAGCGGGCTCATTGGCAGGCCCCCGGCGGTGGTCTTCGAGGACAGCACCCTGCGCGAGGCGGCGGACCACATGGTGAGGGAGGGCGTGGGGAGGCTGCCGGTGGTCAAGCGCGACGCGCCGTGGACGCTGGTGGGAATCCTCACGCGCAGCGATCTCCTGGCCGCGCACCATCGTCGGCTGCAAGAGGCCCACGAGCCCGAACGGGGATGGGGTGCGCCACGCCCATCCACCTCGTCGTCCTGA
- a CDS encoding TetR/AcrR family transcriptional regulator produces MGNREDLLAGARRCLYEKGYARTTARDIAAAAGTSLAAIGYHFKSTEALLNAALLHACEEWGGEMQRALAADVQAEATPLERFEAIWKHVFESFATHRQMVSANLEVFASAGHVPEVREQLATGLEAGRVQMARMFQGLDATADRKAWAVGSFYQALLSGLLLQWLVDPARAPSSKDLADALRTIAASVEPAGTKGKVRKGAARKGKAPPAGGKRG; encoded by the coding sequence ATGGGAAATCGTGAGGATCTGCTCGCGGGAGCCAGGCGCTGCCTGTACGAGAAGGGGTACGCGCGGACGACAGCGCGCGACATCGCCGCCGCGGCGGGAACGAGCCTGGCGGCGATCGGCTATCACTTCAAATCCACCGAGGCGCTGCTGAATGCGGCGCTCCTCCACGCGTGCGAGGAGTGGGGCGGGGAGATGCAGCGCGCGCTGGCCGCCGATGTCCAGGCCGAGGCCACGCCCCTGGAGCGGTTCGAGGCCATCTGGAAGCACGTGTTCGAGTCGTTCGCCACGCACCGGCAGATGGTGTCCGCGAACCTCGAGGTCTTCGCGAGCGCCGGGCACGTGCCGGAGGTCCGCGAGCAGCTCGCCACCGGTCTGGAGGCGGGGCGCGTCCAGATGGCCCGGATGTTCCAGGGCCTGGATGCCACCGCCGACAGGAAGGCGTGGGCGGTCGGTTCGTTCTACCAGGCCCTCCTCAGTGGGTTGCTGTTGCAGTGGCTGGTGGATCCAGCGCGTGCGCCATCGAGCAAGGACCTGGCGGACGCACTGCGGACCATCGCGGCGAGCGTCGAGCCGGCCGGTACGAAGGGCAAGGTCCGGAAGGGCGCCGCCAGGAAAGGCAAGGCGCCCCCGGCTGGTGGCAAGCGAGGCTGA
- a CDS encoding ketopantoate reductase family protein yields MKIAIVGPGAIGSTFAFHLARAGHDVTVVARGARLAWLEKERAIVTTEEQRAPVEVSAALDTTTPWDLVLVTVLESQVDAVLPALQHSAAKQVMFMFNTFAPLDRLRDAVGAHRFVFGFPAILAELKEGKLDSHVIPRSFSALQITIVTDPAWAEHFSKAGIPTDTQPDMHSWLRTHAALVVPVMLTANHAHERGSGLSWKESRELALGLAEGFALVRSLGHPVTPSNLAILGKLPAPVTTLGLWMLSRHPLMASLGAHGPGEARTLIDAMVAAAPARSTRLQSLRP; encoded by the coding sequence ATGAAAATCGCCATCGTCGGTCCCGGTGCCATCGGAAGCACTTTCGCTTTTCACCTCGCTCGCGCGGGTCACGACGTGACGGTCGTCGCGCGCGGCGCACGCCTCGCGTGGCTCGAGAAGGAGCGCGCCATCGTCACCACGGAGGAGCAGCGCGCACCGGTCGAGGTGAGTGCCGCGCTCGACACCACCACCCCGTGGGATCTGGTGCTGGTCACCGTCCTCGAGTCACAGGTCGACGCGGTGTTGCCAGCGCTGCAACACAGCGCCGCGAAGCAGGTGATGTTCATGTTCAACACCTTCGCGCCGCTCGACCGGTTGCGAGACGCGGTGGGGGCCCACCGCTTCGTCTTTGGCTTTCCAGCCATCCTCGCCGAACTCAAGGAGGGCAAGCTCGACTCCCACGTCATCCCCCGCTCGTTCTCCGCGCTGCAGATCACCATCGTGACGGACCCCGCCTGGGCCGAGCACTTCTCGAAGGCCGGAATCCCCACCGACACGCAGCCCGACATGCACAGTTGGTTGCGGACCCACGCGGCCCTGGTGGTGCCCGTGATGCTCACCGCGAACCATGCGCACGAGCGCGGGTCTGGGCTCTCGTGGAAGGAGTCGCGCGAACTCGCGCTCGGCCTGGCCGAAGGGTTCGCGCTCGTTCGCTCGCTCGGTCATCCGGTGACACCTTCGAACCTGGCCATCCTCGGCAAGCTACCGGCTCCGGTCACCACGCTCGGGCTGTGGATGCTCAGCCGCCACCCCCTGATGGCCTCACTTGGGGCACATGGACCCGGGGAGGCGCGCACGCTGATCGACGCCATGGTTGCCGCCGCGCCGGCGCGGAGCACGAGGCTCCAGTCGCTGCGGCCGTGA
- a CDS encoding GFA family protein — MSENGARYTGGCLCGALRYEAEGKPLFTGFCYCADCRKASGSGFIAFMGFASTAVRFSGETRQFWSKSYKGTDSVRNFCPVCGGLVFGGEVGKDDSHTIYAGSLDDPSSFHPEIAIFTRDRPAWVALPPDLPAFDTMPD, encoded by the coding sequence ATGAGTGAAAATGGGGCTCGGTACACGGGCGGTTGTCTCTGCGGCGCGCTGCGGTACGAAGCCGAGGGGAAGCCGTTGTTCACTGGCTTCTGCTATTGCGCCGACTGCCGGAAGGCCTCCGGTTCGGGGTTCATCGCCTTCATGGGGTTCGCGAGCACCGCGGTTCGCTTCAGCGGCGAGACACGGCAGTTCTGGTCGAAGTCATACAAAGGCACGGACTCCGTGCGCAACTTCTGTCCTGTCTGCGGTGGGCTCGTGTTCGGGGGAGAGGTCGGCAAGGACGATTCCCACACCATCTATGCGGGTTCCCTGGACGATCCGTCCTCCTTCCATCCGGAGATCGCGATCTTCACCCGCGACCGACCGGCCTGGGTCGCGCTGCCGCCGGACCTCCCGGCCTTCGACACCATGCCGGACTGA
- a CDS encoding trypsin-like serine peptidase — MSRQPPGSFMTPWGPLLAGTVILGLAACGTAVPADPPVCEEPEKPEVSSLWQCGPTLDFTPINSYQGEFADVIQDREDAVVLIDGRCTGTLIEASAGPVVLTAGHCVGLGDRSLLVFNFENDPDGDPLVVEGSVIEQSLEPDYALIKPDALPAVTPVLLTTRISERLAIIQHPRGRPKVIAEGRFLGSCNRLVYYTDLDTLVGSSGAGVLNRQGYLVGIHTDGDCDEKGHGANRGWTMVSIVEASPYLQSADIADR; from the coding sequence ATGTCGCGACAGCCCCCTGGTTCGTTCATGACTCCGTGGGGCCCGCTCCTCGCGGGCACCGTCATCCTGGGCCTCGCGGCCTGTGGAACAGCGGTGCCCGCGGATCCTCCGGTCTGCGAGGAGCCGGAGAAGCCAGAGGTGAGCAGCCTCTGGCAGTGCGGTCCGACGCTCGATTTCACTCCCATCAACAGCTACCAGGGCGAGTTCGCCGACGTCATCCAGGACAGGGAAGACGCGGTCGTCCTGATCGACGGGCGCTGCACCGGAACGCTGATTGAAGCGAGCGCGGGACCGGTGGTGTTGACCGCGGGTCACTGTGTCGGGCTCGGAGACCGGTCGCTGCTGGTCTTCAACTTCGAGAACGACCCCGACGGCGATCCGCTGGTGGTCGAGGGCTCGGTCATCGAGCAATCGCTCGAGCCCGACTATGCGCTCATCAAGCCCGACGCGCTTCCCGCCGTCACGCCGGTCTTGCTGACGACCCGGATCAGCGAGCGGTTGGCGATCATCCAGCATCCCCGGGGCCGGCCCAAGGTCATCGCCGAAGGCAGATTCCTGGGCTCATGCAATCGGCTTGTCTACTACACGGACCTGGACACCCTGGTCGGCAGTTCCGGCGCTGGCGTGCTCAACCGTCAAGGCTACCTGGTGGGCATCCACACCGACGGCGATTGCGATGAAAAAGGCCACGGTGCGAACAGGGGCTGGACCATGGTCTCGATTGTCGAAGCCTCCCCGTACCTGCAGAGCGCCGACATCGCCGATCGTTGA
- a CDS encoding zinc-dependent metalloprotease: protein MFKRAAILVASCGAVLSGCGADLESENQEIISNLVEAGFPADDIMVHEGSVFVGLDAHVTLEASREMLQPGKESAEQYQTTNLVGTSVTKICVNPTSSFTSYSRLSAGLDAAIANYNGLGLRITFARGPTTGCTANITATTMSGAGGSAGFPSGGKPYGTINIGTGLQSYSADVNEHVITHELGHAIGFRHSDYYNRSISCGGSATNEGTAGVGAILIPGTPSTATVGGSIMNSCFRSTETGEWTSSDKTALNYLY, encoded by the coding sequence ATGTTCAAGAGAGCGGCAATCCTCGTGGCGAGCTGTGGCGCGGTGCTGTCTGGTTGCGGTGCCGACCTGGAGAGCGAGAACCAGGAGATCATCTCCAACCTGGTCGAGGCCGGGTTTCCCGCCGACGACATCATGGTTCACGAGGGTTCCGTGTTCGTGGGACTCGACGCTCACGTGACCCTCGAGGCGTCCCGCGAGATGCTCCAGCCGGGCAAGGAGAGCGCGGAGCAGTACCAGACGACCAACCTCGTCGGCACCAGCGTGACGAAGATCTGCGTCAACCCCACCTCCTCGTTCACCAGCTACAGCCGGCTGAGCGCCGGGCTCGATGCGGCCATCGCCAATTACAACGGCCTGGGGCTGCGCATCACCTTCGCGCGGGGACCGACCACCGGCTGCACCGCGAACATCACCGCGACGACCATGTCCGGCGCCGGCGGCTCCGCGGGCTTCCCCTCGGGCGGCAAGCCCTACGGGACCATCAACATCGGCACCGGGCTGCAGAGCTACAGCGCTGACGTGAACGAGCACGTCATCACGCACGAGCTCGGCCACGCGATCGGCTTCCGCCACTCGGACTACTACAACCGCTCCATCAGCTGCGGCGGCTCCGCCACCAACGAGGGCACCGCCGGCGTGGGTGCCATCCTCATCCCCGGGACGCCGAGCACGGCCACGGTGGGCGGTTCGATCATGAACTCCTGCTTCCGGTCGACCGAGACCGGCGAGTGGACCAGCTCCGACAAGACGGCGCTGAACTACCTCTACTGA
- a CDS encoding DUF6068 family protein, translating to MHMRHSNLSLAALLGAALSFLPGCETTKSSSPSPSNPQTQEPTAMQAAEAWKRARVGDRVTYSFSATHGAEPRGGGGTARTLGGQLTLEVVAVQQPWVWVRLAFIDEAGKPLSHPRLAQELLIPVRADTTRPLDVPHAGEATAETPSSAGRTWEAMRYVSDQRPVDGPLRTRVYANTPGPLYLTHGLLDANTTLSGFGASGGFQLTLREFREGSAGANAPVPALERPLGPGAYYERSVDVGPSPSVQRVCFAAERGYLLRTEGPIDPQAAPCSDFSQAEPEPLEELLLNLPWEALASGNWPPAAAASGTRGTFTADGRNVPAVTEQRTENVEGTTRVSSETYAAEPWAPALAGLPYEARFQPLASGTERVAAGGKRESEGGTRLVRWGTWLGGQK from the coding sequence ATGCACATGCGCCACTCCAACCTCTCCCTCGCCGCACTGCTGGGCGCGGCCCTGTCCTTCCTCCCGGGCTGCGAAACCACGAAGTCGAGCAGCCCTTCCCCTTCCAACCCCCAGACCCAGGAGCCCACCGCCATGCAGGCCGCTGAAGCCTGGAAGCGCGCCCGCGTGGGCGACCGTGTCACCTACTCCTTCTCCGCGACCCACGGCGCCGAGCCCCGCGGCGGCGGTGGTACCGCGCGCACCCTCGGCGGTCAGCTGACGCTGGAGGTGGTGGCCGTGCAACAACCCTGGGTCTGGGTGCGACTGGCCTTCATCGACGAGGCCGGCAAGCCCCTGTCCCACCCGCGGCTGGCGCAGGAGCTCTTGATCCCCGTGCGCGCGGACACGACGCGCCCGCTCGACGTGCCCCACGCGGGCGAGGCCACCGCCGAGACGCCCTCCAGCGCGGGCCGCACCTGGGAGGCGATGCGCTACGTCAGCGACCAGCGCCCCGTGGACGGCCCCCTGCGCACGCGCGTGTACGCCAACACTCCGGGCCCGCTCTACCTCACCCACGGCCTGCTCGACGCGAACACCACGCTCTCCGGCTTCGGCGCCTCGGGCGGCTTCCAGCTCACCCTGCGCGAGTTCCGTGAGGGCTCGGCCGGTGCCAACGCCCCCGTGCCCGCGCTGGAGCGGCCCCTGGGCCCGGGCGCGTACTACGAGCGGAGCGTGGACGTGGGCCCCTCGCCCAGCGTGCAGCGCGTGTGCTTCGCCGCCGAGCGTGGCTACCTCCTGCGCACCGAGGGCCCCATCGATCCCCAGGCCGCCCCCTGCTCGGACTTCTCCCAGGCCGAGCCGGAGCCGCTCGAGGAGCTGCTGCTGAACCTGCCCTGGGAGGCGCTGGCCTCGGGGAACTGGCCTCCCGCCGCCGCCGCGTCCGGTACCCGTGGCACCTTCACCGCGGATGGCCGCAACGTGCCCGCCGTCACCGAGCAGCGCACCGAGAACGTCGAGGGCACCACGCGCGTCTCCTCGGAGACCTACGCGGCCGAGCCGTGGGCTCCGGCGCTCGCGGGCCTGCCCTATGAGGCGCGCTTCCAGCCGCTCGCCAGCGGCACCGAGCGCGTGGCCGCCGGTGGCAAGCGCGAGTCCGAGGGTGGCACGCGCCTCGTGCGGTGGGGCACGTGGCTCGGGGGCCAGAAGTAA